From Verrucomicrobiia bacterium, one genomic window encodes:
- a CDS encoding PIG-L family deacetylase, whose translation MKPITRRDMLSQASLLGTAVVAALPLGQTGAAPASHSAKSKIKVVVTGGHPGDPEYACGGTVAHYSDMGHEVVLLYLNRGEWTDKPSYDPAPVRVAEAKKACAILKARPVFAGQIDGKAIVDPAHYEEFHRLLEAEQPDVVFTHWPIDNHPDHRAISILVYEAWLRMGKKFALYYYEVSNGEDTVQFSPTHYVDITSTESRKRSACYAHASQAPDKFYALQQLVTRMRGIESGHPQAEAYIRHVQSPDFTLPTGESK comes from the coding sequence GTGAAACCAATCACGCGCCGGGACATGTTAAGCCAGGCCAGTTTACTCGGAACTGCTGTCGTTGCGGCGTTGCCTCTGGGCCAAACCGGCGCCGCCCCGGCAAGCCACTCAGCCAAATCCAAAATCAAAGTCGTCGTCACCGGCGGCCACCCAGGCGACCCCGAATACGCCTGCGGCGGAACAGTCGCCCATTACAGCGACATGGGCCACGAGGTGGTCTTGCTCTATCTCAATCGGGGCGAGTGGACCGATAAACCCTCCTATGACCCCGCTCCGGTCCGGGTCGCTGAAGCCAAAAAGGCCTGTGCAATCCTCAAGGCGCGTCCTGTGTTTGCGGGGCAAATTGACGGCAAAGCCATCGTTGATCCCGCCCATTACGAAGAGTTCCATCGGCTTTTGGAAGCTGAACAGCCCGATGTGGTCTTCACCCATTGGCCCATCGACAACCACCCGGACCACCGTGCTATCTCCATCCTGGTCTATGAGGCCTGGTTGCGGATGGGCAAAAAGTTCGCCCTGTACTATTACGAGGTTTCAAACGGGGAGGATACCGTCCAGTTTTCCCCCACCCATTACGTGGATATCACCTCGACCGAATCGCGAAAACGCTCCGCCTGTTATGCCCACGCCAGCCAGGCGCCGGACAAGTTTTACGCCCTCCAGCAACTGGTTACCCGAATGCGCGGCATCGAAAGCGGCCATCCACAGGCGGAGGCCTATATCCGCCATGTGCAAAGCCCCGATTTCACCCTGCCGACGGGGGAGAGCAAATGA
- a CDS encoding DUF1361 domain-containing protein, whose protein sequence is MRLLKLAFKRETAMPMLALLFASAVSLGLVAARMIWTGHARYGFLAWNLCLAWLPLVFALLACDEYSRTGSQSWRFRLLAVAWLLFFPNAPYIFTDIIHLTTRFYGHFWVDLVLILLCALTGLVLGFLSLFLMQAIVRRMLGRAASWLFIGGVALLSGVGIYLGRFLRFNSWDVLFKPLALGQSIGRWAADPLAHPNSFAFPALFATFFFIAYLMLYALTCLEHAYPVAGTGRKI, encoded by the coding sequence ATGAGACTTCTCAAATTGGCGTTCAAACGGGAAACGGCCATGCCGATGCTGGCCTTGCTATTTGCGTCGGCTGTCAGCCTTGGGCTGGTTGCGGCGCGAATGATCTGGACAGGCCACGCCCGCTACGGGTTTTTAGCCTGGAACCTGTGCCTGGCTTGGCTGCCCCTGGTTTTTGCTTTGCTCGCCTGCGACGAATACAGCCGGACAGGGTCTCAAAGCTGGAGGTTTCGTCTCCTGGCAGTGGCTTGGCTTCTCTTTTTCCCCAACGCGCCGTACATTTTCACGGACATCATCCACCTGACGACGCGCTTTTACGGCCATTTTTGGGTGGACCTGGTTTTAATTCTGCTCTGCGCGCTGACAGGCCTGGTGCTGGGCTTTCTCTCGTTATTCCTGATGCAGGCCATTGTGCGGCGAATGCTGGGCCGGGCGGCCAGTTGGCTGTTCATTGGCGGAGTGGCCCTCCTGAGCGGGGTGGGCATATACCTGGGCCGCTTCCTGCGGTTCAACAGTTGGGATGTGCTCTTCAAACCTTTGGCCCTGGGGCAAAGCATTGGCCGTTGGGCTGCCGACCCGCTGGCGCATCCCAATTCCTTTGCCTTTCCAGCCCTCTTCGCCACCTTTTTCTTTATCGCTTACCTGATGCTCTATGCGCTGACCTGTCTCGAACATGCCTATCCGGTTGCGGGAACGGGCCGGAAGATTTGA